In Pseudonocardia cypriaca, a single genomic region encodes these proteins:
- a CDS encoding SDR family NAD(P)-dependent oxidoreductase: MNGSLNGKVALVTGGSRGLGAATVRLLAEQGADVGFTYVSSEKQAQAVVDEVRGTGAKVAAFRSDQADTSGAPALIDEVVAYFGGLDILVNNAAIGAQGRVDDPDADTAALDRMHATNYLGVIAIIRAASRVLRPDGRIITVSSGLGTRVGVPGLADYSATKSGIERYTMGVARDLGPRGITANVVEAGLMESGMEPPDPETLKAMLSALSLQRMGHPREIAAAIAFLASPAASYVTGAVLDVHGGYNA; encoded by the coding sequence ATGAACGGATCGCTCAACGGCAAGGTCGCCCTGGTCACCGGAGGGTCTCGCGGACTGGGAGCCGCTACCGTCAGGCTCCTGGCCGAGCAGGGCGCCGACGTGGGGTTCACCTACGTCAGCTCGGAGAAGCAGGCACAGGCCGTCGTCGACGAGGTGCGCGGCACGGGCGCGAAGGTCGCGGCCTTCCGGTCCGACCAGGCGGACACGAGCGGGGCGCCGGCGCTGATCGACGAGGTGGTCGCGTACTTCGGCGGCCTGGACATCCTCGTCAACAACGCGGCGATCGGTGCGCAGGGCCGCGTGGACGACCCGGACGCCGACACCGCCGCGCTGGACCGCATGCACGCCACGAACTACCTCGGCGTGATCGCGATCATCCGGGCCGCCTCCCGGGTGCTGCGCCCGGATGGCCGCATCATCACGGTGAGCTCGGGACTGGGCACCCGGGTCGGCGTCCCCGGCCTCGCCGACTACTCGGCGACCAAGTCCGGGATCGAGCGGTACACCATGGGCGTCGCTCGCGACCTCGGACCCCGGGGCATCACGGCCAACGTGGTGGAGGCCGGACTGATGGAGAGCGGGATGGAACCGCCCGACCCCGAGACCCTCAAGGCGATGCTCAGCGCACTGTCATTGCAGCGCATGGGCCATCCGCGGGAGATCGCCGCCGCGATCGCCTTCCTGGCGAGCCCTGCCGCCTCCTACGTCACGGGCGCGGTGCTGGACGTCCACGGCGGCTACAACGCCTGA
- a CDS encoding DedA family protein gives MVPVISGRQRDQRDQLPTTAVLTALLDTVAGWPIPVVLTVASALLIVESGALVGILLPGSTLLVALGLWSHTAPHVLVPAVVAAAAATVTGAHLGWLRGRSGAAVGRAGSRLAAPRVQRAGAWLAERGPPATALLLACGHWAAAARPVLPRVAGAAGVPYRTVGPALVVSGSGWATTLVLLGNRVGAFVVTTAAWVPVLLVVLVITALVLHSRIGDKAMRRSARPFGRSRNRDNAGGPGPMV, from the coding sequence ATGGTGCCCGTGATCTCGGGACGGCAGCGTGACCAGCGTGATCAGCTGCCAACCACCGCCGTGCTGACGGCCCTCCTCGACACCGTCGCCGGCTGGCCGATACCCGTCGTCCTGACGGTGGCGAGCGCGCTGCTGATCGTGGAGAGCGGGGCGCTCGTCGGCATCCTCCTGCCCGGCAGCACGCTGCTGGTCGCACTCGGGCTGTGGTCGCACACCGCGCCGCACGTGCTCGTCCCCGCCGTGGTCGCGGCTGCGGCCGCGACCGTCACCGGCGCGCATCTCGGCTGGTTGCGAGGACGGTCCGGGGCGGCGGTCGGCCGAGCCGGCAGCAGGCTCGCCGCGCCCCGCGTCCAGCGGGCAGGCGCCTGGCTCGCCGAGCGGGGCCCGCCGGCCACCGCGTTGCTGCTGGCGTGCGGCCACTGGGCCGCGGCCGCCCGGCCCGTGCTGCCACGCGTCGCGGGCGCGGCCGGGGTGCCGTACCGCACGGTCGGCCCGGCGCTGGTCGTGTCCGGCAGCGGATGGGCGACGACCCTCGTGCTGCTGGGCAACCGGGTGGGCGCGTTCGTGGTCACGACCGCGGCCTGGGTCCCGGTCCTGCTGGTGGTGCTGGTGATCACGGCGCTGGTGCTCCACTCCCGCATCGGCGACAAGGCGATGCGCCGCTCGGCGCGCCCGTTCGGCCGTTCGCGGAACCGGGATAACGCGGGCGGACCCGGTCCGATGGTCTGA
- the ychF gene encoding redox-regulated ATPase YchF, protein MSLTLGIVGLPNVGKSTLFNALTRNDVLAANYPFATIEPNVGVVPLPDPRLDVLAKMFASARTVPATVSFVDIAGIVKGASEGAGLGNKFLANIRESDAICQVVRVFDDPDVVHVEGRIDAASDIETISTELILADLQTLEKAVPRLQKEARTQKDRRPALEAAERAVEILNGGTTLFAAGVDREPLRELSLLTTKPFLYVFNADEAVLSDEGRRKELAALVAPADAVFLDAKVEAELLELDEESSRELLESIGQDEPGLYSLARAGFHTLGLQTYLTAGPKESRAWTIKKGATAPQAAGVIHTDFERGFIKAEIVSFDDLVEAGSMAAAKSAGKVRMEGKDYVMADGDVVEFRFNV, encoded by the coding sequence GTGTCACTCACCCTCGGCATCGTCGGGCTGCCCAACGTCGGCAAGTCGACGTTGTTCAACGCCCTCACCCGCAACGACGTGCTCGCCGCGAACTACCCGTTCGCCACCATCGAGCCGAACGTCGGGGTGGTACCGCTGCCCGACCCGCGCCTCGACGTGCTGGCGAAGATGTTCGCGTCGGCGCGCACGGTACCGGCCACCGTGTCGTTCGTCGACATCGCGGGCATCGTGAAGGGCGCGTCCGAGGGCGCGGGGCTCGGCAACAAGTTCCTCGCGAACATCCGGGAGTCCGACGCGATCTGCCAGGTCGTGCGCGTGTTCGACGACCCGGACGTCGTGCACGTCGAGGGCCGCATCGACGCGGCGAGCGACATCGAGACGATCTCCACCGAGCTGATCCTCGCCGACCTCCAGACCCTGGAGAAGGCGGTGCCGCGCCTGCAGAAGGAGGCGCGCACCCAGAAGGACCGCCGCCCGGCACTGGAGGCGGCCGAGCGTGCCGTGGAGATCCTCAACGGCGGCACCACTCTGTTCGCGGCCGGCGTCGACCGGGAGCCGCTCCGCGAGCTGTCGCTGCTCACCACGAAGCCCTTCCTCTACGTCTTCAACGCCGACGAGGCCGTGCTCTCCGACGAGGGCCGCCGCAAGGAGCTCGCCGCGCTCGTGGCGCCCGCCGACGCGGTGTTCCTCGACGCCAAGGTGGAGGCCGAGCTGCTGGAGCTGGACGAGGAGTCGTCCCGCGAGCTGCTGGAGTCGATCGGCCAGGACGAGCCGGGGCTCTACTCGCTGGCCCGCGCCGGCTTCCACACCCTCGGCCTGCAGACCTACCTCACCGCGGGCCCGAAGGAGTCGCGCGCCTGGACGATCAAGAAGGGCGCCACCGCCCCGCAGGCCGCCGGCGTGATCCACACCGACTTCGAGCGCGGGTTCATCAAGGCCGAGATCGTCTCCTTCGATGACCTCGTCGAGGCCGGCTCGATGGCCGCGGCCAAGTCCGCGGGCAAGGTGCGGATGGAGGGCAAGGACTACGTCATGGCCGACGGTGACGTGGTCGAGTTCCGCTTCAACGTGTAG